The Acipenser ruthenus chromosome 25, fAciRut3.2 maternal haplotype, whole genome shotgun sequence genome has a window encoding:
- the LOC117413833 gene encoding rhomboid-related protein 2-like isoform X1 gives MDFEPVDDDAESQQGEPEVQGNCKACSGCQKFHLTVSKWMLPEHSRDTYLERANCIPPPIFIILISIAEVAVFIYYAYWMTDKQLMTLDEGIWNSPFTYRPDKRQEAWRFISYMLVHAGVQHILGNVFLQLLLGIQLELVHKGLRVGLVYIAGVIAGSLASSIFDPLITLVGASGGVYALIGGYFMNVIVNFDKMIPLFGVFRLLSIVAIVGTDVGFALYRRFLSNAVGHSVSFVAHIGGGLAGMTIGYVVFSSYNQSLVKDPRFWICIVAYVVCFLFAVLFNIFLSPAS, from the exons ATGGATTTTGAACCAGTGGACGACGATGCTGAGAGCCAGCAGGGAGAGCCGGAGGTGCAAGGAAACTGTAAAGCATGTTCTGGGTGCCAGAAGTTTCACCTCACTGTGTCCAAATGGATGCTTCCTGAGCATTCAAGAGACACCTACTTAGAAAGAGCAAACTGTATACCTCCACCCATCTTCATTATTCTCATAAGCATTGCTGAG GttgctgtttttatatattatgcTTATTGGATGACTGATAAGCAGCTGATGACACTGGACGAAGGCATCTGGAACAGTCCCTTTACTTATCGGCCCGACAAGAGACAGGAAGCCTGGaggtttatttcatacatgctaGTGCATGCTGG TGTCCAGCACATCTTAGGGAATGTGTTCCTGCAACTCCTGCTGGGAATCCAACTGGAGCTGGTTCACAAGGGACTACGAGTCGGCCTGGTCTACATTGCTGGAGTCATCGCAG GTTCCCTGGCAAGCTCTATCTTTGACCCCTTGATTACCCTTGTCGGTGCTTCAGGGGGAGTGTATGCCCTCATTGGTGGATACTTCATGAATGTCATTGTG AATTTTGATAAAATGATTCCTTTGTTTGGAGTTTTCCGATTACTGTCTATTGTGGCCATTG TCGGGACTGATGTGGGATTTGCCCTTTACAGAAGATTTTTATCCAACGCTGTTGGCCATTCA GTTTCCTTCGTGGCCCATATTGGAGGGGGCCTGGCTGGAATGACAATCGGCTATGTGGTTTTCAGCAGCTACAACCAGAGTCTTGTGAAGGACCCCAGGTTCTGGATCTGCATCGTCGCTTATGTTGTCTGCTTCCTATTCGCGGTTCTTTTCAATATCTTCTTGTCTCCCGCCTCGTAG
- the LOC117413833 gene encoding rhomboid-related protein 2-like isoform X2: MDFEPVDDDAESQQGEPEVQGNCKACSGCQKFHLTVSKWMLPEHSRDTYLERANCIPPPIFIILISIAEVAVFIYYAYWMTDKQLMTLDEGIWNSPFTYRPDKRQEAWRFISYMLVHAGVQHILGNVFLQLLLGIQLELVHKGLRVGLVYIAGVIAGSLASSIFDPLITLVGASGGVYALIGGYFMNVIVNFDKMIPLFGVFRLLSIVAIVGTDVGFALYRRFLSNAVGHSLGSLTRIFSSFPGVK, encoded by the exons ATGGATTTTGAACCAGTGGACGACGATGCTGAGAGCCAGCAGGGAGAGCCGGAGGTGCAAGGAAACTGTAAAGCATGTTCTGGGTGCCAGAAGTTTCACCTCACTGTGTCCAAATGGATGCTTCCTGAGCATTCAAGAGACACCTACTTAGAAAGAGCAAACTGTATACCTCCACCCATCTTCATTATTCTCATAAGCATTGCTGAG GttgctgtttttatatattatgcTTATTGGATGACTGATAAGCAGCTGATGACACTGGACGAAGGCATCTGGAACAGTCCCTTTACTTATCGGCCCGACAAGAGACAGGAAGCCTGGaggtttatttcatacatgctaGTGCATGCTGG TGTCCAGCACATCTTAGGGAATGTGTTCCTGCAACTCCTGCTGGGAATCCAACTGGAGCTGGTTCACAAGGGACTACGAGTCGGCCTGGTCTACATTGCTGGAGTCATCGCAG GTTCCCTGGCAAGCTCTATCTTTGACCCCTTGATTACCCTTGTCGGTGCTTCAGGGGGAGTGTATGCCCTCATTGGTGGATACTTCATGAATGTCATTGTG AATTTTGATAAAATGATTCCTTTGTTTGGAGTTTTCCGATTACTGTCTATTGTGGCCATTG TCGGGACTGATGTGGGATTTGCCCTTTACAGAAGATTTTTATCCAACGCTGTTGGCCATTCA CTGGGCAGCCTAACTAGGATCTTCTCCTCTTTCCCTGGTGTGAAATGA